AGTATATCGTAAAAACTGCACACAACGACGGACAGATGGTCCGATTTTGGGCTACACCTGATCTCGCAGCTCCTAATCGTAAAGCTGTTTGGGATGAACTTATGAAGGCAGATGTAGACTTAATTAACACAGATGATCTTCCAGGACTACAGAAGTATCTACTCGAAAACGACCCAAATCCGACCCAACAGCATATAAAATGGTAAACAAATAAAAACACTTTCTAGAGTTTCGAGAAAGGCTTTTATCCAACAAGAGGATGCATCAGGCATCCTTTTTTAGTTTGTATCGCTATAAATACGAGGGATTTAATAGTTATTTTAACTAGTAAATCCTATACTGGAAGCCTTTTTTTAGAAAAATAAAAGGGTGGCATCTCTTGTTTAAGAAACGCCGCCTGGGCATACCCGTTATTTTTTTATCTGACTCACTTTGTTACTATACTTCTTATGCCACGTTTCCCATTCACCTTTTGGAAAGTCTATGTTATGACCATGAAGTAAGGTACATAACAAATCGAGGCATACATGCCATCCTGCCAAATCCTTCGAGGATGCTCCTGAAACTGCAATCGCAGATTTCGAAACTCGCTACCCTACCCAATTCGAATAAGTAAAATACATGTTTTAGTTCTACGTGTTCGATAAGCTAGTAACACATAATATAATTATGTAAACAAAGTTTCGTAAAAATTGAATTTTACGCATAGATTTCATTAAAAAAGAGTTTTGACATTGGCTAATACAAGAGAATCCTTAAACGTTAATAGTGAAGTATTTGTCTTGTAAACTCTTTAAAATCACCAAGGTGTTTCTCTACAATTTCTTTTAAGATCTCAATGTTTAAAGACTGATAATCGTGAACAGCTATGTTTCTAAAGCCCACCATCGCTTTTAATCGCTTGGCCAATTGTTCTTCAATGATTGCATGCTCTTGTAACATATCAAACGCGTCTCGACTTGATTGCGGAAGTCCCAGTCGTTTATCTGCGATTATATGCATCGCCAAGTCGATTGAGGCTTCACACGCTCGTTTCACATTAAGAACCATGGAGTCTTGCTTGGTAAAATCCTTAAGGTTTTGAGCGTCATCTTGATAAACCTGGTGTATCCTATTTATACAACGTTCAATTACACTGATCTTGTTTAGAATCACGTCATTTTTCATAAATTGACCCACTTTCATCAATTTTCTTTAGTATATTTTTTCGTTCTTCATTTAACTTAGCGTACATGCTTAACGCAGTCATTTGTAAATTCATAAATACGTTCTCATCTACACAATAAATTAACTGACCCGTTCAGTCAACGTATCCTTAAGTTCAGTTAAATACTTTTCATTGGTAACATTACTAATAGAGGTTACTAAATCCATGTGTATCCCTCTTCTCTTTTCTGTGCTTCACTAAATTAATTATAAGATTTGTTAATAAATGTATCGACAGTAAAGATAATATCTCATTATCTTTACTGTCTCTCCTGTCTTAAACTTTCATAAATAAAAATGGTTTAAATGAAAAAAATAAAGAAAAAATTTAAAAAACGGATCTAAATTGCAAAATAAGTAGAAATTATATAGATTTGGCCCTATATAGGGCTATTTAAATATTGAAACGGAAAATCCATTTTTTTATATTTTAAGTGTAAAATTCATCCCTTACATAAGGAGGCGATAAATATGGAGGTTTGTATTTATTGCAGCTTGGAATATTCCTTTCAAAGGGATAGTCCAACGTGGATATGTAAATAAGGAAGTTTCAATGATCAGATTTAAAGGAGGCATATACCTTGTCGAATAAATCAGATCGTAAACGTAGAAAAATTAGCCGTTTCCTTCAAAAGGAATTGAAAAAGGTGGGACATCGAATTAAAAAACAGCACCCCGTTGATTCGGAACAAATGGCCAAGAACGACCGCCTGAAATTAGAGACACACCATTGAATCCTTATTTCACCACATGGAAACACTTTAAAAACAAAGGAGCATAACTTTAATATTGATTTCTATTTGGAGGCGATGATTTATGTCTTTAATTCCATATGAATCATTTCGTAAGCTTGATAATATGAGAAAAGAATTAAATCGGTTTTTCCCTTTTGATATAGACTTTCCTCAGAACAATGATGTCTTGAAAATGGATGTATACGAAACAGACAATGAAGTAGTTGCAACCGTTGATATACCAGGAGTAGAAAAGAAAGAAGACCTGACCATTAAGATAGAGAATAATAATGTGCTTTCTATTAGTGGCATAATAAACAGGGCTAACGAAGTTAAGAACGACCATATGTACACACAGGAACGATTTACAGGTCGCTTTGAACGTTCCATTCGTTTGCCTACACCTGTTGCTGCTGAAAAAGAAGCAAAAGCCACCTACAAAAATGGAGTTCTTGAGATACGTATGCTAAAGTTACATGATCAAGAGAATGATCAAAAACAAATTGGTGTGGAGTTTCATTAAGAGTTTGAGGTATTAGTTAGACTTGCGTCTCTTTTGTCACATGGGTGTCTTCACAATAACAAATTAGGGAAGCCTGTTTTATGGCTTCCCTTAATTTCACTTCTTCTTTTTATCAGTGCTCATACAAGTATTTCTTCTTTCTCGCATTGCCGTCCTTCATACATTACAAAACCTAAAAAGTCATAATTTAACTGTTAATATAGGTAACCTAATAAATCTATATCTCCATATTCCCACTTTTTATTTCCAGTCTCTTTAATCATAAGTTCGTTAATAACTTCAAATCCGATACCTAACGTACTCTGCTTCTCATTATCTATTTTAAGCCATTTACATTTGTTTTCTACAGATCTATATCCATTTTTCAAATATAAGTTCTTATCATCTGCAAATAAAAGTAAGAAGTCTATTGATTTATTTTGACAGGATTTATCTATTTCAGAAAGTAACATAGAGCCTAACCCACGTGAGCGGTACCCTTTTATCACACATAAATCAATAATCCCTAGAACTTTAACTGGTTTGCCGTTCAGATTCATCACTCTATAATCTAGTCCTACTTGAGCAACCAGTTTATTAGCATTATCCTCATCAAACACTAAGTATCTAAAATGAGGCAATTGCTTAAAATACTCTCTTTCCTTTGGGTAATTGGTTTCAAAACACTCAAAGAGCAGCTCTTGGATCTCTTTTCTTAAAACATTATCAATTTCGTAATCAAATACTCTATTTATCTTCAAATTTCTTCTCCTGTGCTTCAATATAATTTAATCTGTAAATCTGTGCCTAACTACATCATACCTATCGAATGACACCAGAACTCATCGAAGTCCACGAAAAGTTCGACGTAAGTCCTCAACCCACTTATCTGGAATTTCCCATGGGATAAAGTGTCCACCAACTTCGTGAGCTGTAATGTTGACATGGTTATACCAGGGAGCACGATCACTGTCTAGAAAATCCTTTATGCGATTCTCAGTAGTAATACCAGGCGGGTTTTCATAGCCTACGAAAGTTATACCTGTGGGTGCCTCAATAACCGGCCAACGATTATGAGAAGGTGTCCATGGGTAACGATTATTATTCGCATAAACTCTTATCGATGTTTCAATAGTGTTGTTAACCCAAAAGATGGTTGCATGAGTAAGAAGGTCGTCCTTAGAAAAAACATTCTCAACGTTTCCGTTATTATTACTCCATTTGATCCATCTTTCCAAAATCCATGCAAGCATTCCAACTGGAGAGTCACTCAATCCAAAGGCAAGTGTGCTAGGGTCAAGAACATGTACGGCTAGAT
This genomic stretch from Fictibacillus marinisediminis harbors:
- the hepT gene encoding type VII toxin-antitoxin system HepT family RNase toxin, yielding MKNDVILNKISVIERCINRIHQVYQDDAQNLKDFTKQDSMVLNVKRACEASIDLAMHIIADKRLGLPQSSRDAFDMLQEHAIIEEQLAKRLKAMVGFRNIAVHDYQSLNIEILKEIVEKHLGDFKEFTRQILHY
- a CDS encoding Hsp20/alpha crystallin family protein, which translates into the protein MSLIPYESFRKLDNMRKELNRFFPFDIDFPQNNDVLKMDVYETDNEVVATVDIPGVEKKEDLTIKIENNNVLSISGIINRANEVKNDHMYTQERFTGRFERSIRLPTPVAAEKEAKATYKNGVLEIRMLKLHDQENDQKQIGVEFH
- a CDS encoding GNAT family N-acetyltransferase; the encoded protein is MKINRVFDYEIDNVLRKEIQELLFECFETNYPKEREYFKQLPHFRYLVFDEDNANKLVAQVGLDYRVMNLNGKPVKVLGIIDLCVIKGYRSRGLGSMLLSEIDKSCQNKSIDFLLLFADDKNLYLKNGYRSVENKCKWLKIDNEKQSTLGIGFEVINELMIKETGNKKWEYGDIDLLGYLY